Below is a genomic region from Rhineura floridana isolate rRhiFlo1 chromosome 5, rRhiFlo1.hap2, whole genome shotgun sequence.
GCACTATTCTAAACCAAGTCTCAGGAGCCACTTTTTATATAATAGGAAATGCCATTGTGGTCAGCAGTAGCTCCAAAACCAAACAGGGTTTTCCCTCACACATATTTTTATAGCATGCCTACTCTAATTAACACACATTTCATCTAATACAGTAGACAGAGACTCTTTAGAACATTCTCTCTTTATATGTGACTTACCTGGCGGTATCAGTATCAAATGCAAATGATCCCAAATCCATGTAGTACTGTGCTGTTGTCCTCAGTGAAGTCCACACTTCAGTGGCCTAATTAGAACAGATTATTATTACCAGAAGGGACACTCCCAAGAATCCTCCTATTCTGCCTCCCCAAGGATGGGAAAGCAATTAATCAGTCTCTCCCTCCATTTTGCTGCTACGATCAACACAACGGTCCTCATCCATTTCCCTAGAGCCTGGGTAACAACACTGGGGGGTTGTCACACATTTCTCTCACACGCACTGCCATCCCCCCAGCAATATTAGTATAGCTATGCTAAGCTACTTGCAGGCCTGATGTAACCCAAGCTTTCTCAACCACCATACCGCCCCCCTGTAATATGGATATGACGGgattagaaaaaaaatgtttacatACTCAGGGAAAGATTTTTGTAGGAAATTAAACCCAAGTTAGAAAGAGGACTCCTGTCATTCCCACTACCTTTAGCTTTTGAGTGGACATATTACTGCCCAGTCACAgctacactaaaatcctggatttctcAATTATTTTCTCTGGCAATAATCACTTCTGTATAGTGTTGCCAGCTCTCTGGATTTTACCCAGAAACACTGGGTTttaggggtcctctccaggtctccgggggATTCATCCCAATCTCCGAGAAGGAGCTGCAGATTGCGTGAGAGGCCACAGGATTACACAAGAGgccgtggcagcagcagcaagtgagCCCAGGCCTCCCCACAGATtaagggggagggaggcctgTAAGCACCCAACACAGGGCACTGACAaatggtggtggtgagggcaagGGGTAGGAAAATGCCTGGGGGAATGAGTGGAGTGGGTGGCTAGGAAAGTGCCTGGAAGCCTgggcttgcttgctgctgccgtCACAgccccccctgaaatctcagagtttggaatgcttctgacctggcaaccctacttctttACTAGGGAAGCCAACAACAACTTCTTTAAAAAGAACCAGGCAGTCCTTCTCATTGTATAATTCTAGAGAAAAACCTAGACTAACACATCCACCCCATAAACAGCTTCAAAATGAACCAGGAAGCTCCTTCTTGGGGACACTGTTATGGAGAAGGGCCTTCCTGGGCCATTTTGAAGCCGTTTAGTCTTCACTTGGCCTTGCGGGCTATTAATTTCTCTATGATACTTGTCaaccacagctctgacttcactcattggttaaAATACTGAAAGGTGGGAACAGGCTCATATCTCACAAAGCAATGACTTTGAacagtacctgcacattttgcttcacaaTTTTTGTTCTACAACtgggtctttttttaaaagaatgaaaaaTCAGAACCTgtgcctcctactgggaggaagggtgggatattaaataaatatatttgttgttatgtgccttagagtcgattatgacttatggcgaccctatgaatcagcaacctccaatagcaaaataaataaataaatactggttccAGGACCCAGCACAGCAGTAACCCCTTGTATCACTTTCTTCGTGCCTTGTCAGAAGGTAATGAGCTGAGCTTAACTCTCTGGACATGGATTCAAAGcccatcagtaaaaaaaaatgtttggagGGGGTGACAATGACTACTGTGCAAATGAAAGCAATCAATATTTAAAAGAACTCTGCAAAtgttaattgtttaaaatgtGTAAGCTGTAAGTAAGCTGTTGCATTGCTTAAACATTCAACTTTTACCAATGGAATAGGGGAATATTACTTGGaattaacaattttttttttatgagCAAAACGCAGTTTGTGCAATTTAGCCTTATCTTAAATTTCTGTTAGTTGATATtatgaatttttttggggggagggggagatgacaTCCTGGTGGCAGGTTCCATCGTTCACCTATTGTGTTcattatattcttttttaaagcttttttttttttttaaaaaatgtttttaaagttttgttttaatacattttaaagtctgtttttatgatgttttaaagtgtttttagtgcttttgtttgccacccttggcttctgctgcaaggaagggcaggatataaatcaaataagaaataaataagaaatatatTCTGTCTGTGAAAGGTCCccattgtctgcataagcctgagAACCCCCTACAGGCATTTTAACAACCTAGGAATGGAGCCCATTCCCCATACCCACACACAGAAATTCACattttatatacacatttttggacacCTAgaaaggggtttttttaaaaaaaaaagctagaaaATTCAGGCAGACCTACACCATCCAGCACATCCACAGGTAAATAAGGCAAATCCTCTGTCTTCCAAATCACAGTTACCCTGTCAAAGCTTTACAGTACCACAAAATCTTGGAAAATTATGAATACCTGTTCCACCAAGTTCAAACTCCAGGTATTCTGGCTGCTAGCTGGGTCCCAAGAGTCTAAATAAGTTATTTGTCTCTTGAGTCTTAAAAATTGAttgtcttcttcctcagaggcaaATGGTAGCCCCCAAACCCCTGAAATGACAAACACATGGCAATCACAACTATGGATTCACAGAATATGCAAATTCCAAACATGATTAATCTGATATTATTCTACACTCATAATGTCCCCTAAGTTATATTAATTtcacaaaaatgtttaaaatcaaACTTTGAAACTACATTTAAATGCACTAAAAGCACAGGATTAAAAACCATGTACCGATATGAAGGGCAAATTGCTGCAATGGAATCCGTCTATATGGGCTATATATATGGCTTCCTATATTAATCTGCACTAAGTAGAGAAAGACAAAATGTGCATTCTGATACCAAATTGTGCAGAAGTTTactcctgcttttttaaaatactatTCCACATAATAATGATACAATAGCAGGAAGTAAAGTCACGTAAATGAATATACTACTTTGCAGGATCTGTGCTGAAGATTTGTGAAGATCCACTACCCCAGGGTGAAGATCTTCAGGACGTTTCTGAGGTCACGAAACTCACATCCCCAAGACACGCCCCTTCCTGGACTGAATGGCCTTGAAGATCCCTTCTAGCtctataattttaattttattgggtGCAACATAAAGTCAAGCTTGGCAAAACTTCTTCATTCTTACCACTGAAGTATTTAATTAAAACAATGCTTTACCAATGCTACTAGTTATCTCATGGGAATGAAATCTGCCTTTTACCTCCTTTTTTGACCATGATCCAACACACAATTAGATGAACTTGTACTGTTACATTGAAATTAAATGCAGTGGGACTAAAGTGCACATTGGTTGTGCACCCATTCACTTGATAGTAAATTCCTTGACTGATATTTCAATCACAAGTATACTTGAATAATCAATTTTATGTAGGACTCTAAAAGCTTACCTGTGAGCAATACAGCACACGTAGCCACTTGAAGCACAGAAGCAGACATAGTGTATCCTGTGGAAATCTCACACAGTAAAGCACCTAAAACGGGACACTTTTTGTACTTTAGATCTCCTTTCCTTTATAAATCATTTACTACATCTTTCTGAAGAGTTGCACGGGCAGAGTCCACTGTTGCACTGGCAGGTTTCATCAACCTATTTTCTACCCTTTGGACTTTTACATGGAAGTTTTGATATGCTCCAGACATGTCCCCCCTCCCGATGAATAGACACTTCACTATACTTTTGTGTACCATaaatgttgatgtgtgtgcgttgttgcgtgaaacagcatacgttacgttggagttaagttgctcaagaaacttctcagatgcattagataaggttaagagtcttttattaagacattatggcttaaggctttaagatccccccctctaggagagaagttctcagttcaaagacattacacagaagacaagcctcacagttcagaggcaatattcagaagacacaacttacagactctgttagaactttcccagttgctatctcacgttaccatgacaaccgctggccttggatgtctgctcactctcaggccaggagataacagttacttctccaaacttgcaggctttatggaaaacaactagagacagtaatgcctatgggtcacagcccaacagagTCCACTGTTGCACTGACAGGTTTCATCAACCTATTTTCTACCCTTTGGACTTTTACATGGAAGTTTTGATATGCTCCAGACATGTCCCCCCTCCCGATGAATAGACACTTCACTATACTTTTGTGTACCATAAATACCAAATATGCTCCAATTTTTTGGCTGTAAGGTGAAGTTTCTTTACACTGCCTGACTCCCGTCTATGGTTCAGGGCCCACACTTAAGACCGAAAGAGCAGACATTTGACAACTGCCCAGGAAGATCCTAAACTGCGAGTTTTCTATTTCATTGCTGTAACTCTTGGATTGAAACGAAGAGTGTTATAGGTCTGCGTGACTGCTTGAGGTTCTTTAATGGCTCAAAATGTTCCCTCTATAGGAGGTAATGCATGAAGTGTACAAAGAATGCCTTGAATTTAAGTGATCTAGGGAGAGAGATATCATttgttctcttcccctcccttcccaatAGTTAAGGGTGAGTCTTGAAATTTATGTATTCAGAAAACAGAAGCGTTTTGGGGAACTGGAAGGCATCTCTTGCAGGGGATCTGATATGGAACTGCGGATCTGCTGTTTACCTCAACCTATGCTCATCTTTGTAACTATACAAGTGACAGTCATGACTGTTTGCAAGCTGCAATTTCCTCATACACACCTAAATGAAGAAAAACATGCGGATAATGTTGTCTTTTTGGGGTAAACATTTTATTGGAAAACAAAGCATGTATACAAAtcacaaattttatttattatttggtttttatcccacccttcctcccaacaggggCCCAGGGGACTTACAACTTACAAAACACAATCCTCACCCATCCCCAACACATACAATCCGTCACTTGTGAACACATGACCCTCCCTCTCCAACAAAACAAGGGTAAATCTGTAAGAAACTTTCACAGAAAAGCCTCAACATCTTGTATAAACCAATGagctcaaaatgtaaacacagagGAAAATACTGTGCAATCACAGTTGGTTCTGATATTGTGCCTCATCAGAAAGAGGTTGGGAAGGTTGAGGCTCCTCCGAGTTAGAattaataaaaggaaaaaaaggtaaCCAATCCTCATAGAATGTGTCTTGTTTGGTTTCTCCCCTAGCTAACTTACATTGTTGTGTTAATTTATCTGTCAAGGCTGTGTATCATATTCTAATATACCATTTCTTCAAGACAAGAGGTTGCTCATTTTCCAGTTCAAGGCAATCTCCATACGAGCTGCTACAAGGTGCACTGTAAGAGTTTTAAAAGAAATCCCCTTATTAAGGCCTCAGAAAAGTAACAGCAATGCCAGtcctggatccatgtcaatcatACATTAGAGGATCTCTGAAATTATACTAAAAACAGCATTCCAAAAGTCTTGGACTACTTTACACTTCCACGAAAGGTGCAAATAAGTGCCAAGACATTCCATCCTTTTCAACAAAGGTGGAAAACACAACTGCAGATGTGATGTGAGTCATACTGGAGTTAAATACTACCTATGGACAAGCGTAAATGACTGCTCCCTCACCTTTGCCGAGATCTATTTGAACAGTGTAGTCATCCACATTGTTTTCCATTCTCCCTGGGAGCTGGCACCTTTTATTTTTGACTCGCATGATAGCTGCAAATCTCCACTCTCTTGATATTGTTGCTCAAGGAGCATTTGATACAGTTCATTACATAATTTTTCTAATAACGTGGGAGATCTTGGTAATCCCCAATGCCTATACCACGAATTTGCAAAAGATATCTCCTGCATTTTTTTGAGCCAACCAACAGGGGCGTCACCTAGTTGTTATTCTGGACACTGAGCTGTAATGGGTTCCATAAATTGCCAGCGATTCCCATTTTTTATAATATTTAAATCTAAATGGACCTCCAAATGCGGGTGGTGCAAAAAAGGGAGTAGTGGAGATGGGTCAGGTGTAAACCTATGTCTCCAGGAAGCTCATATTTTAAGAGACGTACATAAAAAAGGATTTAATTCCTTCCTTAAGAAATTTCTTAAGCGATGGCAAAAAGACAAAGCTCTCAATGCGGGAGAACAATGGATAAACTCAAGGAATTTCAACTTCATTTTGTATAATTTTAAAGAGTTGTGTAACTAACATGAGGCAGTATTTTCTACCCGCTATTCTGGTTAACAAGGTCAAGATTCATTGGATAGGTTTGGTTGTTTCTATGTTTCAAACAATTATTATAGCGTTTGAtatgtcagccattttgtgctattcCATTCCTGCACAGCAGCCGTTTTGTGCTATGACACATCCccactggcacccatggcactttcttaACATTCCAAATGTGCCTCTGGCCTAAAATGGTTGGCAACTACTGATGCACACTGAGATGTACACtgggtggcagtggctctccaggttttcagtcaGGAGTCATTCCCAGCTCTACGGGAAGATGCTGGTGGTCGACCCTGGCAacagggaagctgccttataccaggctaTTTGTCCATCTTGCCCCAGATGGTCTATTCTGCCTTGCAGCTCCTTTCCAGGGCCATTCCAGAGTAAGGGCACCACtacagaatgtaagaagagcctggctagcacaggccaaaggcccatctagctggcatgctgttctcacagtcaaGCAGATGACAAACGAAAGCCCCCAAGGAGGGAAGGAGTGCAACAACAGTCTCCTCACTTgtgttcctcagcaactggtggTCGGAGAGTTGTTCCACCTTAAACACCAGCCTTATTAAAAGAAGGCACTTGTCACCTTGTCCACTCCAGCTGTAAAAAGTAACAAGGGAACAAGCAGATCTTCATTCCTTTCTCCATTCTAATGTTACAACACACACAGACAGCTTGCTTTCTCTCCCCCAGACCCAAAGCAGCAGCACCTTCCCCAGCAGCAGGTCTGAGGCGCACGCCACACTGCACATGTGCATGATTCCTGCTGTCACCGCTGCCTACCTCACCTTAGCGCACAGAAAACGTCAGATGGGACATTTGCTCGCACACTCGCTGCAGATCCCTGATCCGAGTTCTTCAAACAAGTGAAtgcagagcagagagagagagaatgctagtCACACTCTTTTTGTTATTTTGgtattatatatgtatttttctttGGATGATTTATCTGATTTGGAGCTagcagttcatggaggataaggctatcaatggctgctcgCCAGGGCGGCGATGGTCTGCTTCCACTGTCGGGAGGCGGTATTCctgggaataccagttgctgctggCCTGGGATTGGGAATCGCGAGACGGCCGTTACACTGccgtcctgcttgccggcttctcaCAGggatctggtttgccactgtgagagcaggatgctgggctagataggcctttgctctgatccaacaGGTTTTTCTTACGTTAAGATCGGCAGGTTCCTCCTCCAGGCTAAACCCCGGACTGTGCTTTGTTGTCCAGAGCCAGCTCCTCTTCCAGCGCCCTGCTTGCCCAaactggggatttttttttttaaaaaaagcttttgctgtctccttggctTTCCCCACGGACGGTTCCTTCAGCCGCCACCGCCGCCCACTTCCTCTGCAAGTTGGGGGACGAGATTGCCGCTAGTTTTGAGCCTTGGGGGGAAAGGCAGGCTCCGCGGCCTTAGCGCCTCGCCTCTCTCAACCGGATTCCAAAGGCTTGATTTGGGCCCCGCCCAGGAGGTGCTCCGTGATACAGTGCCCATAAGGGGGCGCCCTGTGACTGTGGTTGGGCGTCGCCGAGCGGTGCCCGTTCTCGTCAGGCCCGCCGTGATGTCCGGAGCCGCTCGCTATAGGGCTCTTTGCAGGGCGGAGTTGAGGCTGGAGTATCTGCATGCAAACTCGTGAGTGGGAAAGCCTGGGGGAGTCAGTGGGACACACACCTTCCCAtccttttaatcttatttttgcaGGCATCTGCATGAGGGGGCTCACCAACGCCGGGTCAGCAATGCAACTTGGGGTGGGGAGCGGGACATCATCACCTCCCGCAAAAAGAAAGAACGTTCCCATTTCCTACTGCTGGACATGCTTCCAAACCGATCAAaatttggtttttttgttttaaataggaTGAACGAAAAGCAGTGTGGAAGCGAAGGACAGGGACGACTGTTTGGGGTGGGGTCAGCTTTTCAATATGAGGAGTGTGTTCCGCTGTCTAAATAGCAGGAATGAAATACGTTTAGGCACTGGAAACTTGTTCCAGACAGGAACAAAGGGGGAttccaaaaaaggaaaataaaaaccattaaaaaaaaaacagcagacaaCGCCTTACTGATGCtcgggaaaaaaaagaaaagaaaattgattGTGATGCGCCCTAGAcaaccaccatacatttaaagcacattcgccCGCCCccgaatcctgagaactgtagtttagccctcacagagctacagtccccagcacccctaacaagctcagttcccagaattctcggggaggggaaattgctttaaatgtatgttgtatttttaattgttttctgtAAACAGTTTTGACTGTTTGGAAGAGCAGGAAGGATGGaaggaaataaataattttttcttgAGGGACAAGAAAATCTTGACCATCTTACCCCACTGTTTTACTGGAGCAATCCACTGGAAGCATTCTTGTTTTCTTGCCTGGAAGAACTAGCCTTATCCTAACATGAAAAAGATCCCATGCACATCAGTTTGAGGAGGGAGGTGATTATTTGGAGCTCTGTGTGTTGGTTTGGCCCTGACTTGCAGCTAGTGCTTGCCTCCTGACTGGCTCTGGTCTCAAGAGGGCCAGGTAAGACCATGGGGACTGAGCTCCCAGGCTCTTAGGAAGAGTGTGCAGATTGGAAGGTGCAGCCTGGGTGAAACATGCAGCCAGATCGTGGGCCAGcagtggggaaccagtggccatgctgccatTGTTAGGCTCCAGCACCCAGCCACCCCACCCAGTGATCAAGGAttgtgagagttgtagtccaacaacagctggaaggtcAGATCTCTGTCCAAGCATATTTACTGAGAAGGAAAGCCCCACTGAGCTGGCattttattcccaagtaaatacaTGCAGACATCAGGGCTGAAGCAGCCTCAGTGGTGAACAGAATTCCCTGATGTGGGCTTCTTGTGCCAATAATTTGGTGTGGCATGCcccacacatgcacgcacacacacacacggaagcaagccctgttgaattcagtggggcttaattctCCATCGATGTATATAGGCTTGCACTCTTAGTGTGTTGCAGTAAGAACGCTGactcttgtagcaccttaaagactaacaaatttattatactATGTAGTTATGAGATGACTCGTAAATTTTCTGTGCTGTAGCTTCTGCTATAAGTTTTTAAGGAGCTACAAGGCTCTTTGTTCTTGTTCAATATATACACCACCCATGCAGAGAAAGAGCAGTGAAGAATTTATTTTCCCACAGCAAAGAGCAGTTCCCAGCAAGcagaataataaaaaaacccacatgcCATCACTTCATAGAATCAATTAAAATCAAATCTTACGGCTACACGTTGGTGTCCTTCATCCCACAAATATCTCTTGGAGAATGGCAGGCCCCTAAAATGATGTTGATGACCATTTATTGATTATCCAAATCAAGGCTCTGTCTCCGcagccagaggcagtatgtttctgaataccattttctggaaaccgcaggaggggagagtgctcctgtgcTTGTGCCCTTCTTGTGAGCTTCCcgtaagcatctggttggtcactgggagaacaggatgctagactagatgggtcattggcctaatCCGGCAGGGGGCTTACGTTCTTATATGGCAAGCTAGGGTGGCTATGCTGATTTGTGTCATATGTAGCTTAATGTGTCATATATAGTTTAGCTGGTTTGAGATAATGTCACCCTAGACAAGGCTTCTGCCCATTGGTAGCATTTATATGCAGGACATCATAGTGTTACAAAAGAATGGTCCTAGATGTTTTATAGCTGCCTGTAGCTACACGCTACTTCCTGTTTACATCTTCAGCCTTTTCCATGGACCACAAAGTGTCACTTAGAAACTTtccattaatcaaatgaatttCTAACATTCAGAATAATTCATTTGTTCAGAATAATTCTGATGCAGTTCTATAACTATGTAGCAGTTCTTGCCAAAAGACTGTAAATGGGAAAGGGACAGTGTCCTGGGCCTGGCAAATACTGTTGCAACCCATAGCTCAGAACCTAATAGCAAGAAccagccctccccccaaaactTGACCTAAATTTGCATATTTACATATAAATCAGCATGTGCAAGGTTTAAGCTAATTTGTGCCATGCAGATCATGTGCCATGTGGACTTTTTGGTACCTAGCAATGAGTCTAATTTGAGACACTTTATTTCTTTAGGAAAAGGCTGTATAAGGCAGTCGTAGAGCACATGctgtgcacacagaaggtcccaggttcaatctcccacATCTCCTAGTAGGGTCGGGAATATCTCCTGCATGAAAcctgaagagtcactgccagtcagtgtagacaatactgaactcgaTGGATCAGTTGTCGTactcggtataagacagctttctctGTTTCTGTGTTCCGTCCGGATCCTTGAAACTTGCTGTGGAAATGAGAAATGCTTGTCCTACTTGGATTAATTTGGAGTTTATTTCTAATGACCTGCTATTTTAGTTCTAATATTTCATGGCTGCTGGCACTAGTTTTTGTGACTAAAGTTTTTGATCACTAAGGAGTTGCTCTCTACCTAACTACTTGTGCTTACAAGCCTTTCTGCAAATGGGGACCCTATGCAATCAAGTTTTCCACTCATGGGGAGACTTATTTTGTAATGGCCCAGAAAGCAGAACTGGCAAATGTGCCTTCATGCAATTGACAAAGTGAACTGTAGCCCACAAATGCTTATGCCATCATAAATCTGTTACATTGCAGTGACCTATACTTAATAACATAAAAATGA
It encodes:
- the C5H3orf85 gene encoding uncharacterized protein C3orf85 homolog isoform X1 yields the protein MSASVLQVATCAVLLTGVWGLPFASEEEDNQFLRLKRQITYLDSWDPASSQNTWSLNLVEQATEVWTSLRTTAQYYMDLGSFAFDTDTARNHINSYTDMVRQSGAQLQQQKQ
- the C5H3orf85 gene encoding uncharacterized protein C3orf85 homolog isoform X2, producing MSASVLQVATCAVLLTGVWGLPFASEEEDNQFLRLKRQITYLDSWDPASSQNTWSLNLVEQATEVWTSLRTTAQYYMDLGSFAFDTDTAR